In Ciconia boyciana unplaced genomic scaffold, ASM3463844v1 HiC_scaffold_38, whole genome shotgun sequence, the genomic stretch CATTTTGTGGGGTTCAAGGTGAGGGGGATCCCTCCCTTCCACTATTTTATGGATATAAGGTGAGGGGCATCCCTCCCTTCCGCCATTTTACAGATAGGAGGTGAGGGGAATCCCTCCTTTCCGCCATTTTAGGAGGTTAAGATGAGGGGGGGTCCTTCCCTTCCGCCATTTGAGGGCTTCAATGATATCCCTCCATTTTATGGGGGCGGAGGGGCTCCTTACCTGCGCCCCCGCACGCCGCGCAGAGGACGTGCCCGCAGCTGGTGACGGCGAAGCGGGCTCCCTCTTGGCGGAAGCAGCGGTTGCAGTGGAACCAGTCCATGCTGGGAGGGGttgcgggggggcggcggccccCCACCACCTCGTgtgtgtgcccccccccccttttccccaccGTTACCCGCCGGCTGTGGCGGTGCCGGGGCTCCTTCGCGCCTCGGTCcgtgaggggggggggggggaacggcCGTTGGAAAGGGCGGGAAGcctgaggggaagggggagcgcGAGCGCGGCCGTTGGAAAGGGCGGGAAGcctgaggggaagggggagcgcGAGCGCGGCCGTTGGAAAGGGCGGGAAGCCGGGGGGGCGGAGCCACCGCCCgaggaggcggggagggggcggagcCACCGCCCgaggaggcggggagggggcggagcCATCGTTTAaaggggcggggagggggcggagcCACCGCCCgaggaggcggggagggggcggagcCACCGTTAAAGGGACCCTTCTCCCCTCCCGGACGCCATTAACGAGCTCGCCGCTGTCTCAGTCTTTGTTGGCCTGGAGCGGCAGAGAGGGGACACGGCGGGGTCCCATCTGGTCGGCCTCCATCTGGTCGCAGGACCGGGCGCACCGCATCcgtttgggtttgggggggaccGGCCGGCAGCTCCCCTCCGAGGGCCCTGAGAGGGCAGGGTCCCTCCAGCATCCCACAATGCCCCTGGaggacccccccaaacccctccacCATCCCACAATGCCCCTGGaggaccccccccaaaccccccagcgTCCCACAATGCCCCTGgaggacccccaaacccctccacCATCCCACAATGCCCCTGGAGGACCCTCAAAGTCCTCCAGCATCCCATAATGCCCCcccccactatcccagcattCCCTGCAGCGGGGGGGGGCTTCCCGTAGGAGCAGTGGGCGGAGCCTCTGGGGTGGCCCCGCCTCCTTTCTCACCGCTGTGGCTCTGCTGTTCTGCCGGCCACGCCCCCAAACTGGGCGGGGCCTGGGGGACACCACATGGGGGGCGGAGCTTTGGCACCTGGCCCCGCCCCCAAGACGAACCCCCTCCACGGGGTGGGcagggccgggcccgccgcgtCGCCCCGCCCACTCAcctgcgggggcggggcctgcggggagggaagccccgccccctccaCCACTCTGGAGCTGtcgctgctgggggggggggggcggtttTAAGGGGcggttttggggggaaaaagggttgttttgggggtggCAGGGCTCAGGGGGGCTCAGGGGAGCCCCTCCGGCCCCGTGGGGGGGTCGCTACCCCACAGCGGTTTTGGGGGGCACACGGGGACCCACCCGCCCCCgggagcctgggctgcagccacgctcctggggagggaggggttaAAAGGGGGCGTGGACACACCAGGCCCCGCCCCTGCATCGCTAGCCACGCCCCTTGGGcgaaactggggggggggggcacaagcTTTGGGGGTCCACGGTGGCCGGGcaggtggggtggggtgggacaGGAGGTGCCGGAACCACCAGTAGCGCCAGTCACACCAGtcacagcagtggcagcagtcACACCAGTACCGGCAGTCACAGCAGCGACACTGGCGTGACTGGTGTGACTGGTGGTACTGGTGTGACTGCTGTGACTGGTGGGACTGGCGCTACTGGTGGTACTGGTGTGACTGGTGTAACTGGAGTGACTGGTGTTGCTGCTGTTACTGGTGTTACTGCTGTGACTGGTGTCACTGCTGTTACTGGTGGTACTGGTGTGACTGGTGTAACTGGAGTGACTGGTGGTACTGGAGTGACTGGTGTCACTGCTGTGACTGGTGGTACTGGTGTGACTGGTGTCACTTTTGTTATTGGTGTCACTGGTGTGACTGGCGCTACTGCTGTTACTGGTGTGACTGGTGTAACTGGAGTGACTGGTGTCGCTGCTGTTACTGGTGTTACTGCTGTGACTGGTGTCACTGCTGTTACTGGTGGTACTGGTGTGACTGGTGTAACTGGAGTGACTGGTGGTATTGGAGTGACTGGTGTCACTGCTGTTACTGGTGGTACTGGTGTGACTGGTGTAACTGGAGTGACTGGTGTTGCTGCTGTTACTGGTGTGACTGCTGTGACTGGTGTCACTGCTGTTACTGGTGGTACTGGTGTGACTGGTGGTACTGGAGTGACTGGTGGTATTGGAGTGACTGGTGTCACTGCTGTTACTGGTGGTACTGGTGTGACTGGTGTCACTGCTGTTATTGGTGTCACTGGTGTGACTGGCGCTACTGCTGTTACTGGTGTGACTGGTGTAACTGGAGTGACTGGTGTTGCTGCTGTTACTGGTGTTACTGCTGTGACTGGTGTCACTGCTGTTACTGGTGGTACTGGTGTGACTGGTGTAACTGGAGTGACTGGTGGTATTGGAGTGACTGGTGTCACTGCTGTTACTGGTGGTACTGGTGTGACTGGTGTAACTGGAGTGACTGGTGGTACTGGAGTGACTGGTGTCACTGCTGTTACTGGTGTTACTGCTGTGACTGGTGTCACTGCTGTTACTGGTATTACTGGTGTGACTGCTGTTACTGCTGTGACTGGTGTGACTGGCACTACTGGTGGTACTGGTGTGACTGGTGTTACTGCTGTGACTGGTGTCACTGCTGTTACTGGTGTGACTGGTGTGACTGCTGGTACTGGAGTGACTGCTGTGACTGCTGTTACTGGTGGTACTGGTGTGACTGGTGTCACTGGTGTTCCTGGTGTTACTGGTGTGACTTCTGTTACTGGTGTTACTGGTGTTACTGCTGTGACTGGTGTCACTGCTGTTACTGGTATTACTGGTGTGACTGCTGTGACTGGTGTGACTGGCACTACTGGTGGTACTGGTGTGACTGGTGTAACTGGAGTGACTGGTGTCACTGCTGTTACTGGCGTTACTGGTGTCACTGCTGTTACTGGCGTGACTGGTGTGACTGGCGTGACGGGTGGTACTGGTGTGACTGCTGTTACGGGTGTGACTGGTGTGACTGCTGTTACTGGTGGTACTGGTGGTACTGGTGGTACTGGTGTGACTGGTGGTACAGCTGTCACTGCTGTTACTGGTGTCACTGCTGTTACTGGTGTGACTGGCGTTACTGGTGtcactgctgtcactgctgtcaCTGGTGTCACTGGTGTTATTGGTGTGACTGGTGTGACTGATGTCACTGCTGTTGCTGGTGTGACTGGTGTCACTGCTGTTACTGGTGTCACTGCTGTTATTGGTGTCACTGCTGTCACTGGTGTCACTGGTGTCACTGCTGTTATTGGTGTGACTGGTGTGACTGCTGTTACGGGTGTCACTGCTGTTACTGGTGTCACTGCTGTCGCTGGTGTGACATGTCACTGCTGTTACTGGTGTCACTGCTGTTACTGGTGTCACTGCTGTTATTGGTGTGACTGGCGTTACTGGTGTGACTGGTGTTACTGCTGTTACTGGTGTGACTGCTGTTACTGGTGGTACTGGTGTGACTGGTGTGACTGGTGTGACTGGTGTCACTGCTGTTATTGGTGTCACTGCTCTTACTGGTGTCACTGCTGTGACTGGTGTCACTGCTGTTATTGGTGTGACTGGTGTGACTGGTGTTACGGGTGTGGCTGCTGTTACTGGTGTCACTGCTGTCGCTGGTGTGACATGTCACTGCTGTTACTGGTGTCACTGCTGTTATTGGTGTGACTGGCGTTACTGGTGTGACTGCTGTTACTGGTGTGACTGCTGTTACTGGTGGTACTGGTGTGACTGGTGTCACTGCTGTCACTGGTGTGACTGGTGTCACTGCTGTTACTGGTGTCACTGCTGTTATTGGCGTGACTGGTGTTACTGGTGTCACTGCTGTTACTGGTGTTACTGGTGTCACTGCTGTTATTGGTGTGACTGGCGTTACTGGTGTCACTGCTGTTACTGGTGTGACTGGTGTCACTGCTGTTACTGCTGTCACTGGTGTGACTGGCGCTACTGGTGTGACTGGTGTAACTGGAGTGACTGGTGTGACTGGTGTCACTGGTGTTACTGCCGGTACTGGTGTGactgctgctactgctgttACTGGTGTGACTGGTGGTACTGGTGTGACTGGTGTAACTGGAGTGACTGGTGTTGCTGCTGTTACTGCTGTCACGGCTGTCACTGGTGTGACTGGTGTGACTGCTGTTACTGGTGTGACTGCTGTTACTGGTGTCACTGCTGTTACTGGTATTACTGGTGTGactgctgctactgctgttACTGGTGTGACTGGCGCTACTGCTGTGACTGGTGTAACTGGAGTGACTGGTGTCGCTGCTGTTACTGGTGTTACTGGTGGTACTGGTGTGACTGGTGTCACTGCTGTTACTGGTGTTACTGGCGTGACTGGTGTGACTGGTGTCACTGCTGTTACTGGTGTGACTGGTGTCACTGCTGTTACTTGTATGACTGGTGTCACTGCTGTCACTGGTGTCACTGCTGTTACTGGTATTACTGGTGTGACTGCTGTTATGGCTGTTACTGGTGTGACTGGCGCTACTGGTGGTACTGGTGTGACTGGTGTAACTGCTGTGACTGGTGTTGCTGCTGTTACTGGTGTCACTGCTGTTACTGGTGTGACTGGTGTGACTGCTGTTACTGGTGTGACTGCTGGTGTGACTGGTGTGACTGCTGTGAATGGTGTGACTGCTGTTACTGGTGTGACTGCTGGTGTTACTGGTGTGACTGCTGTTACTGGTGTTACTGGTGTGACTGCTGTGAATGGTGTGACTGGCTGGGTGCAGGGCGGGCCCAGGCCCCTGCGGATGCTCGGGggaggggggcgaggggggTGTTCCTATAGGGGACCCCATAGGGGCTGCGGGGATCCTATGGGGGTGCCTATGGGGGATCCAGGGGTgcggggggcggcagggggctgggggacatatggggacatAGGGGGACATACAGGGGACACCCCACGGAGGGGAGGGGCCGGGCGCCATGGGGGGCCCGGGGGATATACGGGGGGTGCTATAGGGAACCCTATAgggtgcccccctccccctgtACCTTGGGGCTCCCGGGACGCGACCCCGGTGATGGGTGGGGCCGCGCCGGCCCGAGCGGAGCCGAGTGGAGACGAACGGAGCCGAACGAACGGAGCCGAACGAACGGAGCCGAGCGGAGCCGAACGGAGCCGAACGAACGGAGCCGAGCGGAGCCGAACGGAGCTGAGCGGAGCCGAACGGAGCCGAACGAACGGAGCCGAGCGGAGCCGAACGGAGCCGAACCCGAACGGAGCCGAGCGGAGCCGAACGCGCTCGAGCCGGGAGCCGAACCCGAGCGACTCCGTGCCGGGGCCGAACCCGCCCGAAGGGACCCGAGCGGGGCCGAGCCCGCCCGAAGGGAGCCGAAGCTTCCCGAAGGGGCCCGAGCCCGCCCGAAGGGCCCCGAGCGGGGCCGAGCGAGGGCCGAGAGGAGTCAGAAcctcccagtacctcccagtacACCCAGTAGCCCCCCAGTACTTCCCAGTACTCTCCTAGTgccctcccagtacccccagctACCCCACCACTAcctcccagtgtctcccagtaCCCCTTATTACCCTCCAGTACCCGCTAGCACCTGCCCAGtacctcccagtccctcccagtaccTTCCCAGTTTCcccccagtaccctcccagttccctcccagtacCTTCCCAGTTTCcccccagtaccctcccagttcccccccagtacctcccagtccctcccagtacctcccagccccccagccccccagtaCCTTCCCAGTTTccccccagtacctcccagtccctcccagtgcccccagtcccccctAGTACCttcccagtacctcccagttccccccagtaccctcccagttccccccagtacctcccagtccccccagtaccctcccagtcCCCAGTACCTTCCCAGTTTcccccagtaccctcccagttcccccagtacctcccagtccccccagtaccctcccagttcccccagtaccatcccagtccccccagtgcctcccagtccccaccagtaccctcccagtccccccagtcccctccatcctcccgcctccccccccagctcctccccatCGCCGCcgtccccccccgtccccccccctccccccccgcccccccccgtgcctccctccctcccggggcaggggccgtggggcaggaccCGTGGGGCAGGGGCGATGTGGGGCGCcgtggggcgggcggggggcagcggcctGCGCTCGGCGGCCGGGGGGAGCCCCCTGCCCGGGGGGCCGCTGGCCGGGAAGGTGGCGGTGGTGACGGCCGGCACCCAGGGGTGAGTGTCGGCCCCACGGGACCCACGGCGacccacagccaccccacagccaccccacgggacccccagcgccccacagagccccagagctgccccatagccccccatagacccccgtgacccccatgtccccacagaCCCggtcacccccagcccctccagccccgtagcgccccatagcccccaccccatagcccccatgaCCCCTATGTCGCCatagccccccagccccacagacccccaTAGCCGCCCCATAGACCCCCATAGCCCCCGTGACCACAtgaccccatgtcccccagcacccctatAGCCCtccaccccatagcccccatagcctcccccagccccatagcaccctatagCCCTGCACCCTATAGACCCCCTGACCCCCATGACCCTATAGGCCCCCCAACCCCCATTGCCCCATAGTCCCCCCATAGCTCCCACCGCCCCATAGCCCTCCATAGCCCCCTCAcagccccatagcaccctatagCCCCCACCCTATAGTGCCCCATGACCCCATAGCCCAGTCACtcaccccatagcccccatagcccccatgaccccacagcccccatagcccccatgcccccatgacccctgccccctgcccccaggaTCGGGCTGGCGGTGGCggcagggctggcgggggcAGGGGCGCGGGTGGTGCTGAGCTCCCGCCGGGCCCCACACGTGGAGGCCGCCGTGGGGCAGCTGCGGGCCCAGGGGCTGGAGGTCAGCGGGGTCGTCTGCCatgtggggcagccccacagccgcCAAGGCCTCATCCAGAAggtgagggggctggggggccggaagcctgggtccctgggggtggggggctatggggcgCAGTGGGGCCATGGGGTCCCATAGGGTTatggggagcagggggcacTGGGGTTATGGGGGGCCCATGGGGCTATGGGGCACAGTGTGGCcatgggggtcccatggggttATGGGGTGCAATGGGGCACTGGGGTTAtgggggggtcccatggggctATGGGGCACAGTGGGGCtatgggggtcccatggggttATGGGGCACAGTGAGGTTCCATGGGGCTATGGGGTGCAATGGGTCCATGCAGTTATGGGGTGCGATGGGGCACTGGGGTTATGGGGGTCCCGTGAGGCTATGGGGCGCAATGGGGCCATGGGGGTCCCGCGCAGTTATGGGGCGCAATGGGGCACCGTCCTTAGTGGCCGCCGTGGGGCGGTGGTTTATGGGCCGCCAGGCAGCTATGGGGCTCCTTTGAGGTTATGGGGCGGACGTGGGGGTCGGGGACCGTGGGGCGGCCCCACACGTGTGGGTCCCGCCAGGCCCCGGAGACCTACGGGGGCATCGACATCCTGGTCTCCAACGCCGCCGTCAACCCCGTCCTCGGCCCCGCCCTCGACGCCGACGAGGCCGCCTGGGAGAAGGTGtggccacgccccctccccTTAGCCACGCCCCCCTTTCCCTCGGCCACGCCCAGCCGGCCacacccacccagccccaccCGTATTTaaccccgccccccccaaagATCTTCCAGGTCAACGTGACGGCGGCGGCCATGTTGATCAAGCTGGTGGTGCCCCACATGGAGAAGAGGGGGTGAGTGGGCGGGGCTTAGGGCGGGGCGTGGTCGGGCTGGACACGCCCACCCGCGTCATCACGCCCCTCCCTCCACCGCGCAGGGGCGGGGCCATCGTGGTGGTGTCGTCGCTGGCCGGGTACCTGCCCTTCCCggtgaggggggaggggggatccGTGTGACGTCGGCGGGCGGGGGATGGGTGGGGGATGGGTGGGGGTGGGACCCATCCTACGTCGCGgtgggagggggggtggggcgATGGTGGACGGGTGGTGGGAACCCATCCGACGTCGTGGTGGGGTGATGGTGGGATGATGGTGGGGTGATGGTGGGAACCCATCCGACGTCATGGTgggatgatggtgatgatggtgggatggggacgggtGGTGGGAACCCATCCTACGTCGTGGTGGGACAGGTGATGGGACGGGCAGTGGGATGATGGTGGGGTGATGGTGGGAACCCATCCGACGTCGTGGTGGGGTGATGGTGGGATGGGTGGTGGGCTCCATCCCATCTCATGAGGGGTTTGATGGTGGGACGGGTGGTGGGATGATGGTGGGGTGATGGTGGGAACCCATCCTACGTCGTGGTgggatgatggtgatgatggtgggatggggatgggtgGTGGGAACCCATCCGACGTCGTGGTGGGACAGGTGATGGGACGGGTGGTGGGGTGATGGTGGGATGATGGTGGGGTGATGGTGGGAACCCATCCGACGTCATGGTgggatgatggtgatgatggtgggatggggacgggtGGTGGGAACCCATCCTACGTCGTGGTGGGACAGGTGATGGGACGGGCAGTGGGATGATGGTGGGGTGATGGTGGGAACCCATCCTACGTCGTGGTGGGGTGATGGTGGGATGGGTGGTGGGATGATGGTGGGATGATGGTGGGAACCCATCCGACGTCATGGTGGGGTGATGGTGATGATGGTGGGAATGGGGATGGGTGGTGGAAACCCATCCTACGTCGTGGTGGGACAGGTGATGGGATGGGTGGTGGGATGGGCAGTGGGATGATGGTGGGAACCCATCTGACGTCGTGGTGGGGTGATGGTGGGACGGGTGGTGGGCTCCATCCCATCTCACGAGGGGTTTGATGGTGGGACGGGTGGTGGGAACCCATCCTACGTTGTGGTGGGACAGGTGATGGGATGGGTGGTGGGGTGATGGTGGGAATCCATCCTACGTCGTGGTGGGGTGATGGTGAtgatggtgggatggggatgggtgGTGGGAACCCATCCTACGTCGTGGTGGGACAGGTGATGGGACGGGCAGTGGGATGATGGTGGGGTGATGGTGGGAACCCATCCGACGTCGTGGTGGGGTGATGGTGGGACGGGTGGTGGGCTCCATCCCATCTCACGAGGGGTTTGATGGTGGGACGGGTGGTGGGATGATGGTGGGAACCCATCCTACGTCGtggtggggtgatggggggatggggggtggggtgagggTGAtgatggtgggatggggatgggtgGTGGGAACCCATCTGACGTCGTGGTGGG encodes the following:
- the LOC140645795 gene encoding dehydrogenase/reductase SDR family member 4-like isoform X2 codes for the protein MWGAVGRAGGSGLRSAAGGSPLPGGPLAGKVAVVTAGTQGIGLAVAAGLAGAGARVVLSSRRAPHVEAAVGQLRAQGLEVSGVVCHVGQPHSRQGLIQKAPETYGGIDILVSNAAVNPVLGPALDADEAAWEKIFQVNVTAAAMLIKLVVPHMEKRGGGAIVVVSSLAGYLPFPALGPYSVSKAALLGLVKALAPELRARRVRLNAVAPGLIQTRFSAAAGDAVGRGRGRDLPLLPRRRLRGGRDPGGGRGGPLPPIGTHRGPVGDP
- the LOC140645795 gene encoding dehydrogenase/reductase SDR family member 4-like isoform X1, coding for MWGAVGRAGGSGLRSAAGGSPLPGGPLAGKVAVVTAGTQGIGLAVAAGLAGAGARVVLSSRRAPHVEAAVGQLRAQGLEVSGVVCHVGQPHSRQGLIQKAPETYGGIDILVSNAAVNPVLGPALDADEAAWEKIFQVNVTAAAMLIKLVVPHMEKRGGGAIVVVSSLAGYLPFPALGPYSVSKAALLGLVKALAPELRARRVRLNAVAPGLIQTRFSAALWEDEATRQRVMSSMGIERLGTPSDVAEVVTFLCSPAAAYVVGETLVVAGGAPSRL